The following are encoded together in the Streptomyces sp. NBC_00341 genome:
- a CDS encoding sensor domain-containing protein produces MSSSPGLPQALRQRGYVLGGWPWRAALYLLTSVPLGIATLTALLLLAVAGGALSVVLIGIPLLLTLVLAGIPLAALERRRLRLLDPRPLPPAHREPDGTGLSSWLRTRLQERSTWRELGYALLFALVLWPLEALAVGTALTVCGGLIAAPAVLAASGGEEVRVLKIWLAHSYPPAFAALLAGVVLLPVFAYPLGLLAAGRAVLTRQLLAPPDAGLDSRLRELGRSRMRLVDAFEAERRRIERDLHDGAQQRLVALSMTLGLARLENPAQPLAGLLAKAHDEAGDALVEIRELIQGIHPRVLTDRGLRAAVEDVADRSVVPVDVDLDLPDRLPEAVETGVYFAVCEALANVAKHSGAGRALVTGRTERGRLVVEVSDDGVGGAVTSGGTGLEGVADRLSVLGGHLLVSSPPGGPTVFRLEVPAPSTPSPRRT; encoded by the coding sequence ATGTCCTCCTCCCCCGGCCTCCCGCAGGCACTGCGACAGCGCGGCTACGTACTCGGCGGCTGGCCCTGGCGGGCCGCGCTCTACCTGCTGACCAGCGTGCCCCTCGGTATCGCGACGCTCACCGCCCTGCTCCTGCTGGCGGTCGCGGGCGGTGCGCTCTCGGTGGTCCTGATCGGGATACCGCTGCTGCTGACCCTGGTGCTCGCGGGCATTCCGCTGGCCGCGCTGGAGCGGCGCAGGCTGCGGCTGCTCGACCCACGGCCGCTGCCCCCGGCACACCGCGAACCGGACGGCACCGGGCTGTCGTCCTGGCTGCGCACCCGCCTCCAGGAGCGGTCCACCTGGCGCGAGTTGGGGTACGCGCTGCTGTTCGCCCTGGTGCTGTGGCCGCTGGAGGCGCTGGCCGTGGGGACGGCCCTCACGGTCTGCGGCGGGCTGATCGCGGCGCCCGCGGTGCTGGCGGCGAGCGGCGGCGAGGAGGTCCGGGTGCTCAAGATCTGGCTCGCCCACTCCTATCCGCCCGCCTTCGCGGCGTTGCTCGCCGGGGTGGTCCTGCTGCCGGTGTTCGCGTATCCGCTGGGGCTGCTGGCGGCCGGCCGGGCGGTGCTGACCCGGCAGCTGCTCGCCCCGCCGGACGCCGGACTCGATTCCAGGCTGCGGGAGTTGGGGCGGTCCCGGATGCGGTTGGTGGACGCCTTCGAGGCGGAGCGCCGCCGGATCGAACGCGATCTGCACGACGGCGCCCAGCAGCGACTCGTCGCTCTGTCCATGACGCTCGGCCTGGCCCGGCTGGAGAACCCGGCGCAGCCGCTGGCCGGACTGCTCGCCAAGGCCCATGACGAGGCCGGGGACGCCCTGGTGGAGATCAGGGAGCTGATCCAGGGCATCCACCCCCGGGTCCTCACGGACCGGGGGCTGCGGGCCGCCGTGGAGGACGTCGCGGACCGCTCCGTGGTGCCGGTGGACGTGGACCTCGACCTGCCGGACCGGCTGCCCGAAGCGGTCGAGACCGGCGTCTACTTCGCGGTCTGCGAGGCGCTCGCCAATGTCGCCAAGCACAGCGGGGCGGGACGGGCCCTGGTGACCGGCCGCACCGAGCGGGGACGGCTGGTGGTGGAGGTCTCGGACGACGGCGTGGGCGGGGCGGTGACCAGCGGCGGAACGGGACTTGAGGGGGTGGCAGACCGTCTCTCGGTGCTGGGCGGCCACCTGCTAGTGTCCAGTCCCCCCGGCGGGCCCACGGTGTTCCGGCTGGAGGTTCCCGCCCCGTCCACGCCGTCGCCCAGGAGGACCTGA
- a CDS encoding response regulator produces the protein MRIVLAEDSVLLREGLVGLLERFGHRVVAGAGTADELIAAVTEHRPDIVVTDVRMPPGFSDEGLRAAVELRTLQPDLPVLVLSQYVQRAYAEDLLDSADGRGVGYLLKERIGHVEEFIDALHRVGAGDTVVDPEVVRQLIRHRRDPLSRLTAREQEVLALMAEGRSNASIAEAMTVSEGTVSKHFGSILGKLDLSLDDTTNRRVLAVLAYLRG, from the coding sequence GTGCGGATCGTACTGGCCGAGGACAGCGTGCTCCTGCGGGAGGGACTGGTCGGCCTGCTGGAGCGGTTCGGGCACCGCGTGGTGGCGGGAGCCGGAACGGCCGACGAGCTGATCGCGGCCGTCACCGAGCACCGCCCGGACATCGTCGTGACCGATGTCCGGATGCCTCCGGGCTTCTCCGACGAGGGGCTGCGCGCCGCGGTCGAACTGCGCACCCTCCAGCCGGACCTGCCCGTTCTCGTACTCAGCCAGTACGTCCAGCGCGCCTACGCGGAGGATCTGCTCGACTCGGCGGACGGCCGGGGCGTCGGCTATCTGCTCAAGGAACGGATCGGCCACGTCGAGGAGTTCATCGACGCCCTGCACCGGGTCGGCGCCGGGGACACGGTGGTGGACCCCGAGGTGGTCCGCCAGCTGATCCGGCACCGCCGGGACCCGCTGTCGCGGCTGACCGCCCGCGAGCAGGAGGTGCTGGCCCTGATGGCGGAGGGCAGGTCGAACGCGTCGATCGCCGAGGCGATGACGGTCAGCGAGGGCACGGTCAGCAAGCACTTCGGCAGCATCCTCGGCAAGCTCGACCTGTCGCTGGACGACACCACGAACCGCCGGGTGCTGGCGGTACTGGCGTACCTGCGCGGTTAG
- a CDS encoding TetR/AcrR family transcriptional regulator — protein MTSDAPPTKERLLAAAKEEFAAHGIAGARVDRIAELAGVNKERIYGYFGNKQKLFDAVVGRALDELAEAVPLRSGDDPAEYVGRVYDFHRDNPVLVRLFFWEGLHYRDGVLPNEERRRSRYEEKIAVLAESFGTEASPEVAACLLSLIGLAAWPNAVPQLTRLIIGTGAETAGLDLRSHVVAFARQALSGTGPGAGTVTGSGAGTVTQSGAGTVTGAATP, from the coding sequence ATGACCTCGGACGCGCCCCCCACCAAGGAACGGCTCCTCGCTGCGGCGAAGGAGGAATTCGCGGCCCACGGCATCGCCGGAGCCCGCGTCGACCGGATCGCGGAGCTGGCCGGCGTGAACAAGGAGCGGATCTACGGCTACTTCGGCAACAAGCAGAAGCTGTTCGACGCCGTGGTGGGGCGCGCGCTCGACGAACTGGCCGAGGCCGTCCCGCTCAGGAGCGGCGACGACCCCGCGGAGTACGTGGGGCGGGTGTACGACTTCCACCGGGACAACCCGGTCCTGGTCAGGCTCTTCTTCTGGGAGGGGCTGCACTACCGCGACGGGGTGCTGCCCAACGAGGAGCGTCGCCGCAGCCGCTACGAGGAGAAGATCGCCGTCCTGGCCGAGAGTTTCGGGACCGAGGCGTCGCCGGAGGTCGCGGCCTGTCTGCTGAGCCTGATCGGGCTCGCCGCCTGGCCGAACGCGGTGCCGCAGCTCACCCGGCTGATCATCGGCACGGGCGCGGAAACGGCAGGGCTGGACCTGCGCAGCCATGTGGTGGCGTTCGCCCGGCAGGCGCTGTCCGGGACCGGGCCGGGGGCCGGGACCGTAACCGGGTCGGGGGCCGGGACCGTAACCCAGTCGGGGGCCGGCACCGTAACCGGCGCCGCGACTCCGTAA
- the eno gene encoding phosphopyruvate hydratase, which produces MPVRTVEPTAIRDVTARAVLDSRGNPTVEVDVVLADGSLGRAAVPSGASTGAREAVELRDGDPARWHGKGVDRAVAHVKGEIADAVAGRDADDQAGLDAALVALDGTPAKARLGANALLGVSLATAKAAAVSHRQPLYRYLGGAGAGVLPVPMMNIVNGGAHADNPLDFQEFMIAPVGAGSFAEAVRMGSEVFHTLRRDLLAAGHSTGVGDEGGFAPALRTAEEALDFVMAAIERAGYRPGADIGLVMDPASSEFYRNGAYVYAGEGVRRTSAEQVDYFAELIDAYPIVSVEDPMAEDDLDGWRELTARVGARCQLTGDDVFCTNEALVREGIRTGVGNAVLVKVNQIGTLSEALGTVDAARRAGWAAVISHRSGETEDTTIADLAVATGCGQIKTGSLSRSDRTAKYNQLIRIEEELGDSAVYGYAAPSAV; this is translated from the coding sequence ATGCCCGTACGCACAGTTGAGCCGACCGCCATCCGTGACGTCACCGCCCGCGCCGTCCTCGACAGCCGAGGCAACCCCACCGTCGAGGTCGATGTCGTCCTCGCCGACGGATCCCTGGGCCGCGCCGCCGTCCCCTCCGGTGCCTCCACCGGAGCCCGCGAGGCGGTGGAACTGCGCGACGGTGACCCCGCGCGCTGGCACGGCAAGGGTGTCGACCGGGCCGTGGCTCATGTGAAGGGCGAGATCGCGGACGCGGTCGCCGGGCGCGACGCCGATGACCAGGCCGGCCTCGACGCCGCGCTCGTCGCGCTCGACGGCACGCCCGCCAAGGCGCGGCTCGGCGCCAACGCCCTGCTCGGGGTCTCCCTCGCCACCGCGAAGGCCGCCGCCGTCTCGCACCGGCAGCCGCTGTACCGCTACCTCGGCGGGGCCGGTGCCGGTGTGCTGCCGGTGCCGATGATGAACATCGTCAACGGCGGTGCCCACGCCGACAACCCGCTGGACTTCCAGGAGTTCATGATCGCGCCGGTGGGTGCGGGCTCGTTCGCGGAGGCCGTCCGGATGGGTTCCGAGGTCTTCCACACGCTCCGCCGTGACCTGCTGGCGGCAGGTCACTCCACGGGCGTCGGTGACGAGGGCGGCTTCGCGCCCGCGCTGCGCACGGCCGAGGAGGCGCTCGACTTCGTCATGGCGGCGATCGAGCGGGCCGGATACCGGCCAGGCGCGGACATCGGCCTCGTCATGGACCCCGCCTCGTCGGAGTTCTACCGGAACGGTGCCTACGTGTACGCGGGTGAGGGCGTCCGGCGTACGTCCGCGGAACAGGTCGACTATTTCGCCGAGTTGATCGACGCGTACCCGATCGTCTCGGTGGAGGACCCGATGGCGGAGGACGACCTCGACGGGTGGCGCGAGCTGACGGCGCGGGTCGGGGCCAGGTGCCAGCTGACCGGGGACGACGTGTTCTGCACCAACGAGGCGCTGGTGCGGGAGGGGATTCGTACCGGGGTGGGGAACGCGGTCCTGGTCAAGGTCAACCAGATCGGGACGCTGAGCGAGGCGCTCGGGACGGTGGACGCCGCGCGGCGGGCCGGGTGGGCGGCGGTCATCTCCCACCGCTCCGGCGAGACGGAGGACACGACCATCGCGGATCTGGCCGTCGCCACGGGGTGCGGGCAGATCAAGACCGGGTCCCTGTCCCGCTCCGACCGCACGGCCAAGTACAACCAGCTCATCCGGATCGAGGAGGAGCTGGGGGATTCGGCGGTGTACGGATACGCCGCCCCGTCCGCCGTGTGA
- a CDS encoding MarR family winged helix-turn-helix transcriptional regulator — protein sequence MPTPEAATVATELRTAMGKLSRRVKREDLIPVGQIAVLGVLDRDGAMTTSDLASDQRVRPQSMARAVGLLLDQGLVTRRSHPTDGRKSLVELSDAGRAALEAERGRRAGWLALAIEAELSDEERRLLARSAALMERLAARQGLPGTS from the coding sequence ATGCCGACCCCGGAAGCCGCCACCGTCGCCACCGAACTGCGCACCGCGATGGGCAAGCTCAGCCGACGTGTGAAGCGCGAGGACCTGATCCCGGTCGGGCAGATCGCCGTGCTCGGCGTCCTGGACCGCGACGGCGCCATGACCACCAGCGACCTCGCGTCCGACCAGCGCGTGCGCCCGCAGTCGATGGCCCGCGCGGTCGGCCTCCTCCTCGATCAGGGCCTGGTCACCCGCAGGTCCCACCCGACGGACGGACGCAAGTCCCTGGTCGAACTGTCGGACGCCGGCCGGGCCGCACTGGAAGCGGAGCGTGGTCGCAGGGCCGGCTGGCTGGCCCTGGCCATCGAGGCCGAACTATCGGACGAGGAACGCAGGTTGCTCGCGCGCAGCGCGGCCCTGATGGAACGACTGGCCGCCCGCCAGGGCCTGCCCGGAACGTCATGA
- a CDS encoding NUDIX hydrolase yields the protein MSAPGHDGGDGSGAGTGVTVDDGVEFPVPADGEVWAVGAVVLDPDGKAFAQRRGPHRRLFPDCWDIVGGHVEAGESLLDALGREVEEETGWRLRRVRRLFGITTWTGDDGAGTRHEADYLVEVDGDLRRPALEWAKHTAYDWFGPGDLPRLKENRAPGEYLIHDLIAKALRDHPAES from the coding sequence ATGAGCGCGCCCGGTCACGACGGCGGTGACGGCTCCGGTGCCGGTACGGGCGTGACCGTGGACGACGGCGTCGAGTTCCCGGTCCCGGCGGACGGCGAGGTCTGGGCGGTCGGCGCGGTCGTCCTCGACCCGGACGGCAAGGCCTTCGCCCAGCGGCGCGGCCCCCACCGACGACTGTTCCCCGACTGCTGGGACATCGTCGGCGGCCACGTGGAGGCCGGCGAATCGCTGCTGGACGCCCTCGGCCGCGAGGTCGAGGAGGAGACCGGCTGGCGCCTGCGCCGGGTCCGCCGCCTCTTCGGGATCACCACCTGGACCGGCGACGACGGGGCCGGTACGCGGCACGAGGCCGACTATCTCGTCGAGGTCGACGGCGATCTGCGCCGCCCCGCCCTGGAGTGGGCCAAGCACACCGCCTACGACTGGTTCGGCCCCGGCGACCTCCCCCGCCTGAAGGAGAACCGCGCCCCCGGCGAATACCTCATCCACGACCTGATCGCGAAGGCCCTGCGGGATCACCCGGCCGAGTCCTGA
- a CDS encoding PadR family transcriptional regulator has translation MEPGEARRQASGNAESQLLKGVLEYCVLALMRDEPKYGVELLRELQATGALATGQGTVYPLLSRLRRDELVVTTWRESTSGPPRRYYELSGSGRAALAEFTAIWPGFRGAVDRLLTPGKELGAHLEGHTLEDR, from the coding sequence ATGGAACCAGGTGAGGCAAGGCGCCAGGCCTCGGGCAATGCCGAGAGCCAGTTGCTCAAGGGAGTACTGGAGTACTGCGTTCTCGCGCTGATGCGGGACGAGCCGAAGTACGGCGTCGAGCTGCTCCGAGAGCTTCAGGCGACCGGTGCCCTGGCGACCGGCCAGGGCACCGTGTATCCCCTGCTGTCGCGGTTGCGGCGGGACGAGCTGGTCGTCACCACCTGGCGAGAGTCGACGTCCGGTCCGCCGCGACGGTATTACGAACTGTCCGGGTCCGGCCGGGCCGCGCTCGCGGAGTTCACCGCGATCTGGCCCGGCTTCCGTGGCGCCGTCGACCGACTCCTCACGCCGGGCAAGGAGCTCGGCGCGCACCTGGAAGGGCACACTCTTGAAGACCGATGA